A genomic window from Terriglobia bacterium includes:
- the der gene encoding ribosome biogenesis GTPase Der — protein MAFRPNAATVVIEQPMPQLPLIVILGRPNVGKSTLFNRIVGSRRALVGNEPGMTRDRIEGTAEWAGARFKLVDTGGIVPQDRDLMATEIFRHARMAIDRAAHLILVVDGRDGVLPLDQELSNLLRKTGKPFSVAVNKIDLPMHDPLAAEFARLGVEHTFAVSAEHGLGVDQLLNHVTAGFEAPEEVPASPEAPVRIAIIGRPNVGKSTLLNRLAGEERSIVTPIPGTTRDAVDAEVERDGAKYVFIDTAGIRRKGKTKLLAEKLSVIQARKHLEQADIALFIVDAEEGVTALDTHIAGYAHESRRSVILVVNKWDAIQKGPTVTRDYTQELRQRMKFLDYAPIAFISALRGQRLPSLWSLIAEVASARKVRVPTARINVFLKGLDLRRLPSQRGRPLRIYYLTQAAVSPPTFVAFTNRTGKLHFSVERYLENRIREEFGFMGSPIVIRSRPHK, from the coding sequence ATGGCTTTCAGGCCGAATGCCGCAACCGTCGTAATTGAGCAACCTATGCCGCAGTTGCCGCTCATCGTAATTCTCGGACGCCCCAACGTGGGCAAATCCACGTTGTTCAACCGCATTGTGGGAAGCCGCCGTGCGCTGGTGGGCAATGAGCCCGGCATGACGCGCGACCGCATCGAAGGGACGGCCGAGTGGGCGGGCGCGCGCTTTAAGCTGGTGGACACAGGCGGCATCGTTCCGCAGGACCGCGACCTGATGGCCACCGAAATCTTTCGGCACGCGCGGATGGCCATCGACCGGGCTGCGCATCTGATTCTGGTGGTTGACGGGCGCGACGGGGTGCTGCCGCTTGACCAGGAACTCTCGAATTTGCTGCGGAAAACCGGCAAGCCCTTTTCAGTGGCCGTGAACAAGATCGACCTGCCCATGCACGACCCGCTGGCCGCGGAGTTCGCGAGGCTGGGCGTGGAACACACTTTCGCCGTCTCGGCTGAACACGGCCTCGGAGTCGATCAGCTTCTCAACCACGTCACGGCGGGCTTCGAGGCGCCAGAAGAGGTTCCTGCCAGCCCGGAAGCGCCCGTCAGGATTGCGATCATCGGGCGGCCCAACGTGGGCAAATCGACGCTGCTCAACCGGCTGGCCGGAGAGGAACGTTCCATCGTGACTCCCATCCCCGGCACCACCCGCGATGCTGTGGATGCGGAGGTGGAGCGTGACGGCGCAAAATACGTTTTTATTGACACGGCGGGCATCCGGCGCAAAGGGAAAACCAAACTGCTGGCCGAAAAGCTGAGCGTGATCCAGGCGCGCAAGCACCTCGAACAGGCGGACATCGCCCTGTTTATTGTTGACGCTGAAGAAGGTGTGACGGCGCTCGACACCCACATTGCCGGCTACGCGCATGAAAGCCGCCGGTCCGTCATCCTGGTGGTCAACAAGTGGGACGCCATCCAGAAGGGCCCCACCGTTACGCGCGACTACACGCAGGAGTTGCGGCAGCGAATGAAATTCCTGGACTATGCGCCGATTGCCTTTATTTCGGCGCTGAGGGGCCAGCGCCTTCCCAGCCTGTGGAGCTTGATCGCCGAGGTTGCCTCGGCCCGGAAGGTCCGCGTGCCCACCGCCCGTATAAACGTCTTCCTGAAAGGACTCGATCTGCGAAGGCTTCCCAGCCAGCGCGGACGACCGTTGCGCATCTATTATCTGACCCAGGCAGCCGTATCCCCGCCTACCTTCGTTGCCTTCACCAACCGCACCGGCAAGCTGCACTTTTCCGTTGAGCGCTATCTCGAAAACCGCATCCGGGAAGAGTTTGGGTTCATGGGCAGCCCGATCGTCATCCGGTCGCGCCCCCACAAGTGA
- a CDS encoding PIN domain-containing protein, producing MPSNAQDITSYAFSGNDRLLFDANVWLFVYGPNKPGDTRAATYSRALADIIAAGSIIYIDVVILSEFINRYARLRYNIARGSGRVPDNFKTFRNGADFKPVAQEIAEMVRRVLRTCSRTESGFASVDIGSLINEYGKGESDFNDQILAELCRSQDLSFVTDDGDFKGFGLSVITANRKLLN from the coding sequence ATGCCAAGTAACGCTCAAGACATCACATCATATGCTTTTTCTGGTAACGACCGGCTTCTATTCGACGCAAATGTGTGGCTGTTTGTTTACGGGCCGAACAAACCGGGAGACACGCGTGCCGCGACTTATTCCAGGGCCCTTGCAGACATTATCGCGGCGGGGAGTATCATATACATTGATGTGGTGATCCTCTCGGAGTTCATCAACCGCTACGCTCGCCTGAGATACAATATCGCGCGCGGCAGCGGACGGGTGCCCGACAACTTCAAAACCTTTCGAAACGGCGCGGATTTCAAGCCAGTTGCACAAGAGATTGCAGAAATGGTAAGACGCGTCTTGAGGACCTGCTCTCGTACGGAATCGGGCTTCGCATCGGTCGATATTGGATCCCTCATCAACGAGTATGGGAAGGGCGAATCAGACTTCAATGACCAGATCCTTGCCGAGCTTTGTAGGAGCCAAGATCTCAGTTTTGTTACTGACGATGGTGACTTCAAAGGGTTTGGGTTGAGCGTCATCACCGCAAATAGAAAACTCCTGAACTGA
- a CDS encoding GIDE domain-containing protein: protein MALSAMQPNGNIDAWLAAGFGLGLFLFFRGLRTFRKGLVVADTPIMPIRSVPMGIVQVHGHAGGDTPFPSPVSGSPCYAFRVVIDRYVNQKGWQHHRTDQNGSRFYLSDDSGRIHVEPREAEFDLPVNCRRQIGDGAPGFSLMNLFRPMEADASDGSGLSVNAKTEDELLEYSGVGYGCTDPFRFTEYCIKPDHEYDVLGTCVENARPEDELDRNLITKGTHNPTFLISSKSVDELKRGMGWRSTMMVIGGAALAVFCAALFMTRHGFL from the coding sequence TTGGCTCTTTCGGCGATGCAGCCCAACGGAAACATTGACGCATGGCTAGCGGCAGGGTTCGGACTGGGGCTGTTCCTGTTTTTCAGGGGGCTGCGGACTTTTCGGAAGGGCCTGGTGGTAGCCGACACGCCGATTATGCCCATCCGGAGCGTTCCCATGGGTATCGTTCAGGTGCACGGCCACGCGGGCGGGGACACGCCGTTTCCCAGCCCCGTGAGCGGATCTCCCTGCTATGCCTTTCGAGTGGTGATTGACCGCTATGTCAACCAGAAAGGCTGGCAACACCACCGGACCGACCAGAACGGCAGCCGCTTCTATCTTTCTGATGACTCGGGCCGCATCCATGTGGAGCCGCGCGAAGCCGAGTTTGACCTGCCGGTGAATTGCCGCCGCCAGATTGGGGACGGCGCTCCCGGCTTCTCGCTGATGAACCTTTTCCGGCCTATGGAGGCGGACGCCTCAGACGGCTCCGGCCTCTCCGTCAACGCCAAGACCGAGGATGAACTGCTGGAATATTCGGGCGTTGGTTATGGCTGCACCGATCCCTTCCGCTTTACCGAATACTGCATCAAGCCGGACCACGAGTATGACGTGCTGGGCACCTGCGTGGAAAATGCCCGGCCCGAGGACGAACTCGACAGAAACCTGATTACCAAGGGAACTCACAACCCAACTTTCCTGATTTCTTCCAAATCGGTGGACGAACTCAAGCGCGGCATGGGATGGCGCTCGACGATGATGGTGATCGGCGGGGCGGCCCTGGCCGTTTTTTGCGCCGCGCTATTTATGACCCGGCATGGCTTTCTATAA
- the queD gene encoding 6-carboxytetrahydropterin synthase QueD codes for MFEVSVEYSFAAGHALRGYKGKCENVHGHNYKVRVTVGGEKLNSIGLLIDFSELRAALKGLAERFDHQFLNELDPFTETNPSAENLACYLGAELQRKLKDQGLRVSNVTVWETDTTSASYRPSENSSSAENGEGKLSKGGRLSATRRKR; via the coding sequence ATGTTTGAGGTTTCGGTTGAATATTCCTTTGCCGCCGGCCACGCGCTGCGCGGTTATAAAGGGAAGTGCGAGAACGTCCACGGGCACAACTACAAGGTGCGGGTGACGGTCGGGGGCGAAAAGCTGAACTCGATTGGGCTGCTGATCGATTTTTCCGAGCTGCGGGCCGCACTCAAAGGTTTGGCGGAGCGCTTCGACCACCAGTTCCTGAACGAGCTTGACCCCTTCACCGAAACCAATCCGTCCGCCGAAAATCTGGCGTGCTATCTGGGGGCCGAACTCCAACGGAAATTGAAGGACCAGGGACTGAGGGTGAGCAACGTCACCGTGTGGGAAACCGATACAACTTCGGCCAGCTATCGGCCGTCTGAGAATTCTTCCTCAGCGGAGAATGGGGAAGGAAAACTGAGCAAGGGTGGCCGGCTCAGTGCGACCAGAAGGAAACGGTAG
- a CDS encoding multicopper oxidase domain-containing protein produces MGRWTRRKFLWQGGLACAGLLGAPGWAQAGPPQNCPPGNRGPRAKTLDAMKLASFVDPLPLPVLQTPQGRRSSVALGASGAPYYPVHVRAIEGCLHRDLPPSRLWGYGATSAPVLFEASSGQGVLIDWINELPPQHIFKLNPPRPGMENAPPTRLATHLHGARVPSVSDGYPDNWYGPGEHRLCYYPNPQEAMALWCHDHAMGASLFNIFAGLMGWYLIRDQVEQALNLPSGKYELPMLIYDRSFTPEGQLYYPNPPDEGVWAQEFLGDAMVVNGKVRPYHEVEPRKYRLRIANTANSRFFSLSFSNGQSFHVIGSDQGFLAAPVEMTRLVLAPAERADVVVDFSGARGERLVLASDELELMQFRVGKNPVSDDSVLPRTLRPIQRMPESQATRTRLMTLNEFDYDNGMPMVMLLDRKHWSDPVSERVKLNSVEIWSLANLTQDTHPIHLHMVRFQVLDRRNFAVDDYLATNSLPLRYTGPALPPGPHEMGWKDVVECPPGTVTRIIIPFAGYAGRYVWHCHILEHQANDMMRPYDVLL; encoded by the coding sequence GTGGGGCGATGGACGCGAAGAAAATTCCTCTGGCAGGGCGGCCTGGCGTGCGCCGGGCTGCTCGGCGCGCCCGGATGGGCGCAGGCTGGCCCGCCGCAAAATTGCCCTCCCGGCAATCGCGGTCCGCGGGCAAAGACCCTCGATGCCATGAAGCTGGCGTCGTTTGTCGATCCCCTGCCGCTGCCGGTGCTGCAAACCCCGCAGGGCCGAAGGTCCTCAGTGGCGCTCGGGGCAAGCGGCGCGCCTTATTATCCGGTCCACGTCCGCGCCATCGAGGGCTGCCTTCATCGCGATCTTCCACCTTCGCGCCTTTGGGGCTACGGGGCGACTTCGGCCCCGGTGCTGTTCGAAGCGTCGAGCGGCCAGGGCGTTCTGATCGACTGGATCAATGAACTGCCGCCGCAGCACATCTTTAAGTTGAACCCGCCCCGGCCCGGCATGGAGAACGCACCGCCCACGCGGCTCGCCACGCACCTGCACGGCGCGCGGGTGCCCTCGGTGAGCGACGGCTATCCCGACAATTGGTACGGCCCGGGCGAACACCGGCTGTGCTATTACCCCAACCCCCAGGAAGCGATGGCGCTCTGGTGCCACGATCACGCGATGGGCGCCAGCCTCTTCAACATTTTCGCCGGCCTCATGGGCTGGTACCTCATCCGCGACCAGGTGGAGCAGGCGCTCAACCTTCCCTCCGGCAAGTATGAGCTGCCCATGCTCATCTACGACCGCAGCTTTACCCCGGAAGGCCAGTTGTACTATCCGAATCCGCCGGACGAGGGCGTATGGGCGCAGGAATTTCTCGGCGACGCGATGGTGGTGAACGGCAAAGTGCGGCCTTACCATGAGGTCGAGCCGCGCAAATATCGATTGCGTATTGCCAACACCGCCAACTCGCGCTTCTTTTCTCTCTCGTTTTCGAATGGCCAAAGCTTTCACGTCATCGGCTCAGACCAGGGGTTCCTTGCCGCGCCCGTCGAGATGACCAGGCTCGTCCTCGCTCCCGCTGAGCGCGCGGACGTGGTGGTCGATTTCAGCGGCGCCCGCGGCGAGCGCCTGGTCCTGGCCAGTGATGAACTCGAGTTGATGCAGTTCCGCGTCGGCAAAAATCCGGTAAGCGACGACAGCGTGCTGCCCCGGACGCTGCGGCCCATCCAGCGCATGCCTGAATCCCAGGCCACGCGCACGCGCCTCATGACCCTGAATGAATTTGACTACGACAACGGAATGCCGATGGTGATGCTGCTGGACCGTAAACACTGGAGCGATCCCGTCTCGGAGCGCGTCAAGCTAAACTCGGTGGAGATCTGGAGCCTCGCCAATCTCACCCAGGATACCCACCCCATCCATCTGCACATGGTCCGCTTCCAGGTGCTCGACCGCAGAAACTTCGCCGTGGATGATTACCTTGCCACGAACTCGCTGCCGCTGCGCTACACCGGGCCGGCCCTGCCTCCGGGGCCGCATGAAATGGGCTGGAAGGACGTCGTCGAGTGCCCGCCCGGAACAGTGACCCGCATCATCATTCCCTTCGCCGGCTATGCAGGCCGCTACGTGTGGCACTGCCACATCCTCGAGCACCAGGCCAACGATATGATGCGCCCCTACGACGTGCTTTTGTAG
- a CDS encoding alkaline phosphatase family protein — MSWRRGIFGILCILVVSGARVDAAGPQPPAKLQQAREAIRHVVVLFQENVSFDHYFGTYPRALNPKGEPSFTALPGTPKVDGYTRRLLHHNPNMRNPLNGAGRSNPFRLDRSQAATADQSHEYTAEQQAYNHGKMDLFPASVGHPDGPRVPGEHPGVLATSGLTMGYFDGNTVTAYWNYAQHYAMSDHQFDVVFGPSTPGAINLASGQTNGVVNDQNAQGHMVPDGHGGFTLIADPNPVGDLCSSTSDSLVHMTGRNIGDLLTAANVSWGFFQGGFDLSIVNPNGSSGCRRSSMSPWTKVLSRDYVPHHEPFQYYKSTANLRHLRPSSPQVVGSNQDGGANHQYDTHDFFDAIKAGNFPTVSYIKAPGYENGHAGNSSPLDEQKWIVKVVNFLERQPEWEHTAVIIDYDDSDGWYDHVMGKIANGSATPKDALDGLGKCGDGATALPGVNPGTAHAQGRCGPGPRLPLLVISPWAKANYVDHTKTDQTSILRLIEDLYLNGERIGGGSFDAQSGSLLGMFDFSDGKPQNTARLILDPNTGQVVQDQK; from the coding sequence ATGAGTTGGAGAAGAGGAATTTTCGGAATTTTATGTATCCTGGTCGTTAGCGGGGCCCGTGTTGATGCGGCGGGCCCGCAACCGCCTGCAAAGCTCCAGCAGGCGCGGGAGGCCATCCGGCACGTTGTGGTGCTATTTCAAGAGAACGTCTCCTTTGATCATTACTTCGGGACGTATCCGCGCGCGCTTAATCCCAAAGGCGAGCCTTCGTTCACTGCGCTGCCCGGCACTCCCAAGGTGGATGGCTACACCAGACGGCTGCTTCATCACAATCCCAACATGCGCAATCCATTGAACGGAGCAGGGCGCTCCAATCCCTTCCGGCTTGACCGCAGCCAGGCGGCCACCGCCGACCAGAGTCATGAGTACACCGCCGAGCAGCAGGCTTATAACCACGGCAAGATGGACCTGTTTCCCGCATCGGTTGGCCATCCGGACGGTCCACGTGTTCCGGGCGAGCATCCGGGCGTACTCGCCACCAGCGGACTCACCATGGGGTACTTTGACGGCAACACCGTCACGGCTTACTGGAATTACGCGCAGCATTACGCCATGAGCGACCATCAGTTTGACGTCGTCTTCGGGCCTTCCACGCCCGGCGCCATCAATCTCGCGTCCGGCCAGACCAATGGCGTGGTGAATGACCAGAATGCGCAAGGACACATGGTGCCCGACGGCCACGGCGGCTTCACGCTGATTGCCGATCCCAACCCGGTTGGCGACCTCTGCTCCAGCACTTCGGATTCTCTGGTCCACATGACCGGGCGAAATATTGGCGACCTGCTGACCGCCGCCAACGTCTCCTGGGGATTTTTCCAGGGAGGTTTCGACCTCAGCATTGTGAACCCGAACGGCAGCAGCGGCTGCCGCCGCAGTTCAATGTCGCCATGGACCAAGGTGCTTTCGCGCGATTACGTCCCGCACCACGAGCCTTTCCAATACTACAAATCGACGGCAAACCTCCGGCACCTGCGCCCATCGTCGCCCCAGGTGGTGGGCAGCAATCAGGACGGCGGGGCAAACCATCAGTACGATACGCACGATTTCTTCGACGCCATCAAGGCGGGAAATTTTCCCACCGTCAGCTACATCAAGGCCCCCGGCTATGAGAATGGGCACGCCGGCAATTCCAGTCCGCTCGATGAGCAGAAGTGGATCGTCAAGGTAGTCAATTTCCTTGAACGGCAGCCGGAATGGGAGCATACAGCGGTCATCATTGACTACGACGATTCCGATGGCTGGTATGACCATGTCATGGGGAAAATCGCGAACGGTTCTGCAACGCCAAAGGATGCGCTTGACGGTCTCGGTAAATGCGGCGACGGAGCCACAGCCCTACCCGGCGTCAATCCGGGCACAGCGCACGCGCAAGGGCGCTGCGGACCCGGGCCGCGGCTGCCGCTCCTGGTCATCTCGCCCTGGGCCAAGGCAAATTATGTTGATCACACGAAAACGGACCAGACCTCGATCTTGCGCCTCATCGAAGACCTTTATCTGAATGGCGAGCGTATTGGCGGAGGGTCGTTTGACGCGCAGTCCGGGTCGCTGCTCGGCATGTTTGACTTCAGCGACGGCAAGCCGCAGAACACCGCCCGGCTGATTCTTGATCCCAATACGGGCCAGGTGGTCCAGGACCAGAAGTAG
- a CDS encoding site-2 protease family protein gives MNILGAVAAAGVGSSCIFLLTIVTAMVHEAGHAIAWTLAGARVREVGFARPHGPALRVKIGKLTIAFNPFTVFAYTLIEGSNEQLTPSRSQRLLLHGAGIGANLLAAALGLAFNDPMVHLFAVSSAVLAFQNMFFKDGERMLAALSNS, from the coding sequence ATGAATATCCTGGGCGCCGTCGCAGCCGCGGGCGTTGGATCGTCATGTATTTTCCTGCTCACCATCGTCACCGCAATGGTCCATGAAGCCGGCCATGCGATTGCCTGGACTTTGGCGGGGGCCCGGGTCCGGGAGGTTGGGTTCGCCCGGCCCCATGGACCTGCCCTGCGGGTCAAGATCGGCAAGTTGACCATAGCTTTCAATCCGTTCACTGTTTTTGCCTACACGCTGATTGAGGGTTCAAACGAACAACTAACTCCGTCCAGATCCCAGCGGCTTCTCCTGCACGGAGCAGGCATCGGCGCCAACCTGCTGGCAGCCGCGCTGGGACTGGCTTTCAACGATCCCATGGTGCACCTTTTCGCCGTGTCCTCCGCTGTCCTGGCTTTTCAGAACATGTTTTTCAAGGATGGGGAAAGGATGCTGGCAGCCCTTTCCAACTCCTGA
- a CDS encoding STAS-like domain-containing protein produces MTQDLSLSVFEIVGTPLCVASDDGQRVHDRIAAALKDKRKVILSFLNITSVTSAFLNAAIGQLYGEFSEDAIRAGLQVADMAQDDLALLKRVVETAKTYFKDREGFNRAVNEVLGDEADAK; encoded by the coding sequence ATGACCCAAGACCTGAGTCTGTCGGTTTTCGAAATTGTCGGAACCCCTCTCTGCGTCGCGTCCGATGACGGGCAGCGTGTGCACGACCGCATCGCAGCCGCTCTGAAAGATAAACGGAAAGTGATTCTCTCGTTTCTCAACATTACAAGCGTAACTTCCGCCTTCCTAAACGCCGCCATTGGCCAGCTATACGGGGAATTCTCCGAAGATGCCATACGCGCTGGCTTACAAGTCGCGGATATGGCCCAAGACGACCTAGCACTGTTGAAGCGGGTGGTAGAAACCGCCAAAACTTATTTCAAGGACCGCGAAGGCTTCAATCGCGCGGTCAACGAAGTGCTAGGTGACGAAGCCGATGCCAAGTAA
- a CDS encoding LemA family protein, with product MVGVAILVLLILLLIIIAIVVYTISIYNSLVRLKNDIDKAWANIDVLLKQRHDELPKLIDTCKGYMQYEQKTFEAVTEARSAYQKASTGPEKAQADNMMTGALKTLFAVAENYPELKANNDFMQLQGRITEIEERIADRREFLNDSVNTYNIRIQQFPDMILAGLMHLLPRDFFKATEEDRQDVQVKFA from the coding sequence ATGGTGGGAGTGGCGATTCTGGTTCTGCTGATTTTGCTGCTGATTATCATTGCCATTGTGGTCTACACGATCAGCATCTACAACAGCCTTGTGCGGCTGAAGAACGATATCGACAAGGCCTGGGCCAATATCGACGTCCTGCTGAAGCAGCGGCACGACGAGCTGCCGAAGCTGATTGACACCTGCAAGGGTTACATGCAGTACGAACAGAAGACCTTCGAGGCAGTCACCGAAGCCCGCAGCGCCTATCAGAAAGCCAGCACGGGTCCGGAAAAAGCCCAGGCCGACAACATGATGACGGGCGCCCTGAAAACCCTGTTTGCTGTGGCGGAAAATTACCCGGAATTAAAAGCCAATAACGACTTTATGCAGCTTCAGGGACGAATCACCGAGATCGAAGAAAGGATTGCCGACCGGCGCGAGTTCCTGAATGACAGCGTCAACACCTATAACATTCGCATCCAGCAATTCCCCGACATGATTCTGGCAGGGCTCATGCACCTGCTGCCGCGGGATTTCTTTAAGGCCACGGAAGAAGACCGGCAGGACGTCCAGGTAAAATTCGCCTGA
- a CDS encoding helicase C-terminal domain-containing protein has protein sequence MGGKSQKTTEKAPLERIFGASGWLARHHPSFEYRPGQLEMAEAIESAVENGQHLIVEAGTGTGKTLAYLAPLVRSGQRVVISTGTKNLQEQLFYKDIPFIRKLFPTLRATLMKGRQNYLCRQKLYDIERQPVLSGLEEVDLYARLRDWESHTETGDRTEVEGLQDSSELWSRVDARRETCTGQKCPQFERCFITWMHQRAAESDLIIVNHHLFFADLALKQSDYAGLLPDYTAVVFDEAHEIEDVATQYFGLKVSNYQMEELARDTEATLKAKSIENSEVPSAVRELRRRSELFFELFPAGDGRTNFDNRESFLDVRRGTYSALVNALIRLETDLLGVKDRPEEINNLARRAAEIRQALEVVMESRDRTLVYWWERRGRGVFVEASPIDVSPILRERLFGQVRTVILTSATLAVSGKFDFLKRRLGLETAREKILESHFDFARQAILYTPLHLPDPRSAEFASRAAAEIVNLLKATEGRAFVLFTSHQQMRTVYELVRRRLRYPLMMQGSSPRTALLDRFRSTPHAVLFATSSFWQGVDVQGQQLSAVIVDRLPFAVPTDPVVAARIRQINEEGGNAFVEYQIPEAVIALKQGFGRLIRSETDRGVLGILDHRIVKKPYGKIFFESLPPYRRAGRLDEVSEFMQECS, from the coding sequence ATGGGTGGCAAGAGTCAGAAAACAACGGAAAAGGCGCCGCTCGAACGGATCTTCGGGGCCTCGGGCTGGCTGGCCCGCCATCATCCCAGCTTTGAGTACCGCCCGGGCCAGTTGGAAATGGCCGAGGCGATCGAGTCCGCTGTCGAGAACGGCCAGCACCTGATTGTCGAAGCGGGTACCGGGACCGGGAAGACGCTGGCTTACCTGGCGCCGCTCGTCCGCAGCGGACAGCGGGTGGTTATTTCCACCGGGACAAAGAACCTGCAGGAGCAGCTTTTCTACAAGGACATTCCTTTCATCCGCAAGCTGTTTCCAACCCTCCGCGCCACTCTGATGAAGGGCCGGCAGAACTACCTTTGCCGGCAGAAATTGTACGACATTGAACGGCAGCCGGTGCTGAGCGGCTTGGAAGAAGTGGACCTTTACGCGCGCCTGCGGGACTGGGAATCGCACACCGAAACCGGAGACCGCACGGAAGTGGAGGGACTCCAGGACTCGAGCGAACTCTGGTCGCGCGTGGACGCCCGGCGGGAAACCTGCACGGGACAGAAATGCCCGCAGTTCGAGCGATGCTTCATCACCTGGATGCACCAGCGCGCCGCCGAGTCGGACCTGATCATCGTGAACCACCACCTGTTTTTCGCGGACCTGGCCCTGAAGCAATCCGATTACGCCGGCCTGCTGCCGGATTACACAGCCGTGGTGTTTGACGAGGCCCATGAGATCGAGGATGTCGCCACGCAGTATTTCGGCCTGAAGGTTTCCAATTACCAGATGGAAGAGCTGGCGCGCGACACTGAAGCCACCCTGAAAGCGAAGTCCATTGAGAACTCCGAAGTGCCGAGCGCCGTCCGCGAGCTTCGCCGGCGAAGCGAACTTTTCTTTGAGCTCTTCCCGGCAGGCGATGGCCGGACGAATTTCGACAACCGCGAGAGTTTTCTGGATGTTCGCCGCGGCACATACTCGGCGCTTGTCAACGCTCTCATCCGGCTGGAGACGGACTTGCTGGGCGTCAAGGATCGGCCCGAAGAGATCAACAACCTGGCGCGGCGGGCGGCAGAAATCCGCCAGGCGCTCGAGGTGGTGATGGAAAGCCGCGACCGCACTCTGGTTTACTGGTGGGAAAGGCGCGGGCGCGGAGTGTTTGTTGAAGCCTCGCCCATCGACGTTTCGCCCATCCTGCGGGAGCGCCTCTTCGGGCAGGTGCGGACCGTCATCCTCACTTCCGCCACGCTTGCCGTCAGCGGAAAGTTTGATTTTCTAAAGCGCCGCCTGGGACTAGAGACGGCGCGCGAAAAAATCCTGGAATCGCATTTTGATTTCGCCCGCCAGGCGATCCTTTACACGCCGCTGCATCTGCCGGATCCGCGCAGTGCGGAGTTTGCCTCGCGCGCGGCCGCTGAAATTGTGAATCTGCTGAAGGCTACGGAGGGCAGGGCTTTCGTGCTGTTTACGTCCCATCAGCAGATGCGGACCGTTTACGAGCTGGTTCGCCGCCGCCTTCGCTATCCCCTGATGATGCAGGGCTCGTCGCCGCGCACCGCGTTGCTCGACAGGTTCCGCTCAACCCCGCACGCCGTGCTGTTTGCCACCAGCTCGTTCTGGCAGGGCGTGGATGTCCAGGGCCAGCAACTGAGCGCCGTTATCGTTGACCGGCTGCCCTTCGCCGTGCCGACGGACCCGGTGGTGGCCGCCCGCATCCGGCAGATCAATGAAGAGGGCGGCAACGCCTTTGTCGAGTACCAGATTCCCGAAGCCGTCATCGCCCTCAAGCAGGGCTTCGGGCGGCTGATTCGCAGTGAGACCGACCGCGGAGTGCTGGGCATCCTCGACCACCGCATTGTCAAGAAGCCGTACGGAAAGATTTTTTTTGAAAGCCTTCCGCCCTACCGCCGCGCTGGCCGGCTGGATGAGGTCAGCGAATTTATGCAAGAATGTTCGTAG
- a CDS encoding ATP-binding protein — translation MKFRLPAEIRHDLNGFRCLVDLNSNADDFFFEEIELEMGSVGWLDADMCAALGAVLYKLGANLNEIKLTNIKPSVEGILCRNGFLSHYGREKMPDRYGTTIPYQRFEVKDDRYFATYIENQFIGRSEMPAMSTALEKKFRESVFEIFSNAVIHSQTKMGIFSCGQFFPKKQQLVFTVADLGIGIRRNVEESRGLAMAPDEAISWATEGTNTTKNGSIPGGLGLKLLREFIKLNEGVLRIVSDAGHWMLSNGAVQTALFDNPFPGTVVNIEINTSDKHSYILKSEVSESDIF, via the coding sequence TTGAAATTTCGATTGCCAGCCGAGATAAGGCACGACTTAAACGGTTTTCGCTGTCTGGTCGATCTCAATTCAAATGCCGACGATTTTTTCTTCGAAGAAATAGAACTTGAAATGGGATCCGTAGGATGGCTGGACGCCGATATGTGCGCCGCGCTTGGAGCAGTCCTGTATAAGCTGGGTGCCAATCTGAATGAGATTAAGCTAACGAATATCAAGCCATCCGTGGAAGGAATCCTCTGCCGAAATGGTTTCTTAAGCCATTACGGAAGGGAAAAAATGCCGGATCGCTACGGGACGACCATCCCTTACCAAAGGTTCGAGGTCAAAGACGACCGTTACTTTGCCACGTACATCGAGAACCAGTTCATTGGGCGATCTGAGATGCCAGCCATGTCGACCGCCCTGGAAAAAAAATTCAGGGAAAGTGTTTTCGAGATTTTCAGCAATGCCGTAATCCACTCTCAGACGAAGATGGGGATTTTTAGTTGCGGGCAGTTCTTTCCCAAGAAGCAGCAACTCGTCTTCACGGTGGCAGACCTCGGAATCGGAATTCGCAGAAATGTTGAGGAAAGTAGAGGCCTCGCCATGGCCCCAGACGAGGCGATATCGTGGGCCACGGAAGGAACGAATACGACCAAAAACGGGAGCATCCCAGGGGGATTGGGACTGAAATTGTTGCGAGAATTTATTAAACTTAATGAAGGCGTCCTACGGATTGTCTCTGACGCTGGCCATTGGATGCTTTCAAACGGCGCAGTCCAGACCGCGCTTTTTGACAATCCATTTCCGGGAACTGTGGTAAATATAGAGATCAACACATCGGACAAACATTCATACATACTGAAGTCTGAAGTATCCGAATCCGACATCTTCTAG